A section of the Metabacillus endolithicus genome encodes:
- a CDS encoding alpha-amylase family glycosyl hydrolase: MSTRQKGFKAKQYGYHGYWAKDFTTLDEHLGDMKTFQKLIEKAHDRGIKIMLDVVVNHAGYGMDGEVWETWKADSENLPTEEELAEFGGMLRTVDEDPTVRGELDYLPDFKTEDPAVRQQIIDWQTAWLEKAKTKRGDTIDFFRIDTVKHVEDATWQALKNDLTSIDPEFKMIGEYWGASINNDGGYLGTGQMDSLLDFDFKEKAKSFVDGSIDSVETYLQDRNKQLSNTATLGQFLSSHDQNGFLTEYVNGDVGKLKVASSLQITSKGQPVIYYGEELGRSGKSDWEKDTDGNVVAFGQNRGDMPWELYENKDPEAMALHDHYSKLLNIRKDFSEVFSKGTREKVAGGDSDKYIVFSREYNDDRLLVGLNTTSEKKEATFKVDFAPKTKLTDLYSGKKYKVSKNQEITIELPSKDQGGTAILAEFTPGKSNKKQKDHKKN, encoded by the coding sequence ATTTCAACACGACAGAAGGGCTTTAAAGCAAAACAGTATGGTTACCACGGATACTGGGCAAAGGATTTTACAACGTTAGATGAGCATTTAGGTGATATGAAAACTTTCCAAAAACTTATCGAAAAAGCACATGATCGTGGAATAAAAATTATGCTAGATGTGGTTGTAAACCATGCAGGATATGGAATGGATGGGGAAGTCTGGGAAACTTGGAAAGCAGATTCTGAGAATCTTCCAACTGAAGAAGAATTAGCTGAATTTGGCGGTATGCTTCGAACAGTCGATGAGGATCCAACAGTACGTGGTGAACTAGATTATTTACCAGATTTTAAAACAGAAGATCCTGCAGTGCGCCAACAAATCATAGACTGGCAAACAGCTTGGCTTGAAAAAGCGAAAACGAAACGTGGAGATACAATTGACTTCTTCCGCATTGATACAGTTAAACATGTAGAAGATGCAACATGGCAGGCATTGAAAAATGATTTAACTTCTATTGATCCTGAATTTAAAATGATTGGAGAATATTGGGGAGCAAGTATCAATAATGATGGGGGATACTTAGGAACTGGTCAAATGGATTCACTATTAGATTTTGATTTTAAAGAAAAAGCAAAATCCTTTGTAGATGGTTCCATTGATAGTGTTGAAACATATTTACAAGACAGAAACAAGCAACTTTCAAACACAGCAACACTAGGGCAATTTTTAAGCAGTCATGACCAGAATGGTTTCTTAACGGAATACGTGAATGGGGATGTTGGGAAGCTGAAGGTTGCATCCTCTCTACAAATTACATCGAAAGGTCAACCTGTTATTTACTATGGTGAAGAACTAGGACGATCTGGGAAATCGGATTGGGAGAAAGATACCGATGGAAATGTAGTGGCATTTGGTCAAAATAGAGGTGATATGCCATGGGAACTTTATGAAAATAAAGATCCTGAAGCAATGGCTTTACATGATCATTACTCTAAACTTCTAAATATTCGTAAAGATTTTTCTGAGGTCTTCTCAAAGGGTACAAGAGAAAAAGTTGCTGGTGGAGACTCTGATAAATACATTGTTTTCTCAAGAGAATATAATGATGATCGACTATTAGTTGGCCTTAATACAACATCAGAAAAGAAAGAAGCTACTTTCAAAGTGGACTTTGCTCCAAAAACAAAGTTAACAGATCTTTACAGTGGTAAAAAATACAAAGTTAGTAAAAATCAAGAAATAACGATAGAATTACCTTCAAAAGATCAAGGTGGTACAGCCATTTTGGCAGAATTTACTCCAGGTAAATCGAATAAAAAACAAAAAGACCATAAGAAGAATTAA
- a CDS encoding DUF3905 domain-containing protein: MTKLKKHKDENFTINETLPHQINAPSWKGTGIKMKKPFINEYGVTIGDSIYSSTQSPLNHWSDDIDPSIMAGDQWVHPTNDIGWNTSENRDLIEAKKRPQGVPFTHPDKDVSYNND, from the coding sequence GTGACGAAATTGAAAAAACATAAAGATGAAAACTTCACAATAAACGAAACACTACCACATCAGATAAATGCTCCTTCTTGGAAAGGAACAGGTATAAAAATGAAAAAACCTTTTATTAACGAGTATGGTGTAACAATTGGAGATAGTATTTATAGCTCAACACAATCACCTTTAAATCATTGGAGTGACGATATTGATCCCTCGATTATGGCTGGTGATCAATGGGTTCATCCGACAAACGACATTGGTTGGAACACTTCGGAAAATAGAGATTTAATTGAAGCTAAAAAAAGACCTCAAGGAGTGCCTTTTACACATCCCGATAAAGATGTAAGCTATAACAATGATTAA
- a CDS encoding Ku protein — protein MHTMWKGSISFGLVNIPIKLYAATEDKDIKLRTLHKKCHSPIQYEKTCPNCDEEVTPDEIVKGYEYVKGKYVVLTEEELKELKDEHEDKTVEIIDFVSINDIDPIYFNRSYFIGPGENGGKAYGLLREALTKSGKIGIAEITIRSKQQLAMVRVYENCIVMETVHYPDEVRNVKEVPSVPEQVEVGEKELETAIMLIDQLTTTFEPEKYKDDYRLALQELIERKVNQNEGKTPSAEAAPRQNVVDLMSALQASIEKTKKPQPKAKPAKQAKAAGDDLAASTATTTNAATAGKKTKTVRKKA, from the coding sequence ATGCACACAATGTGGAAAGGTTCAATTAGCTTCGGACTCGTTAATATTCCTATAAAGCTTTATGCAGCTACTGAAGACAAGGATATAAAACTTAGAACTCTTCATAAAAAATGTCACTCTCCAATTCAATATGAAAAAACATGTCCGAATTGTGATGAAGAAGTTACTCCAGATGAAATTGTAAAGGGATATGAATATGTTAAGGGAAAATATGTTGTTCTAACTGAGGAAGAATTAAAAGAATTGAAAGATGAGCATGAAGACAAAACAGTTGAAATTATTGACTTTGTTAGTATCAATGATATAGATCCTATTTATTTTAATCGTTCATACTTTATTGGCCCTGGAGAAAACGGTGGAAAAGCATACGGTCTTCTTCGTGAAGCATTAACAAAGTCGGGAAAAATCGGGATTGCTGAGATTACAATTCGTTCAAAACAGCAGCTGGCAATGGTTCGAGTTTATGAAAATTGCATTGTTATGGAAACTGTTCACTATCCTGATGAAGTGAGAAATGTAAAAGAAGTACCGAGTGTTCCCGAGCAAGTTGAAGTTGGTGAAAAAGAGCTTGAAACTGCCATCATGCTGATTGATCAACTAACAACAACATTTGAACCTGAAAAATACAAAGATGATTACCGTTTAGCGCTTCAAGAACTAATTGAACGTAAGGTAAATCAAAACGAAGGAAAAACTCCTTCAGCAGAAGCAGCTCCTAGACAAAATGTAGTCGACTTAATGAGCGCCCTTCAGGCTAGTATTGAAAAAACGAAAAAACCACAACCAAAAGCAAAACCCGCAAAACAAGCAAAAGCTGCAGGAGATGATCTTGCTGCATCTACTGCAACAACAACCAATGCAGCTACAGCTGGAAAGAAAACAAAAACAGTACGTAAAAAAGCTTAA
- a CDS encoding anti-sigma factor domain-containing protein codes for MKKGVVVEYSDDFVTLLTPDGQFLKAKNNEGVYELGEEISFFPVVDKREEVIRKRKRNHILSYFSTRMAKAGAISAIAIIFFMISFLPFFQNDQVYAYMSIDINPSFEVGVDDQLNVISLEPLNDEANKLMEKVSDWENKPFDEIVDRIVGECKLEGYVYPGKEIVITTVVNEEDKKAQNELQEDISKIRSSYEEDQMIVKTIEADQETREKAQKQGVSTGKYIELTEKEVKPVKEKETTPVEQNNTPSTQEKEDTTTTDPVKQETSTTVEENQQTKDELNSKAKEKLNEVKNELKGQKNEQKQNKGNQVSNNNRDKQKQKNNNRHNHDDDDDDRDNRKDRKNRDHNDDDDDDDRHKRWNSNKDRDRDDREERKRNNNRDDD; via the coding sequence ATGAAAAAGGGAGTCGTCGTAGAATATAGTGATGACTTTGTTACGTTGCTCACCCCGGATGGGCAATTTTTAAAAGCTAAGAATAATGAAGGTGTCTATGAATTAGGGGAAGAAATATCTTTTTTTCCTGTAGTGGATAAACGTGAAGAAGTTATCAGAAAGAGAAAAAGAAATCACATCCTCAGCTATTTTAGTACTCGAATGGCGAAGGCAGGGGCTATATCAGCAATTGCTATCATATTTTTTATGATTAGTTTTCTTCCATTTTTCCAAAATGATCAGGTATATGCCTACATGTCCATTGATATTAACCCAAGTTTTGAGGTGGGGGTTGATGATCAACTAAATGTGATTTCTTTAGAACCACTAAATGACGAGGCTAACAAGCTAATGGAAAAGGTTTCGGACTGGGAAAATAAACCTTTTGATGAGATTGTTGATCGAATCGTTGGTGAATGTAAGTTAGAAGGGTACGTTTATCCTGGTAAGGAAATTGTTATAACGACAGTGGTTAATGAAGAAGATAAAAAGGCGCAAAATGAGCTTCAAGAGGATATTAGTAAAATCCGCTCTTCGTATGAAGAAGACCAGATGATTGTTAAAACAATTGAAGCTGATCAAGAAACTAGAGAAAAAGCTCAAAAACAAGGGGTTTCGACTGGTAAATATATTGAATTAACTGAAAAAGAGGTAAAACCAGTTAAGGAGAAAGAGACAACACCAGTGGAACAAAACAATACTCCTTCAACCCAAGAAAAAGAAGATACAACAACTACTGATCCAGTAAAACAGGAAACTTCAACAACAGTTGAAGAAAATCAACAAACAAAAGATGAACTAAATTCAAAAGCAAAAGAAAAGTTAAATGAAGTGAAAAATGAGCTAAAAGGGCAGAAAAACGAACAAAAGCAAAATAAAGGCAATCAAGTAAGTAACAATAATCGTGACAAACAAAAACAGAAAAACAACAATCGACATAATCACGATGACGATGACGATGATCGTGATAATCGAAAAGACAGAAAAAATAGAGATCATAATGATGATGATGATGATGATGATCGGCATAAAAGATGGAACTCGAATAAAGATAGAGATCGAGATGACCGTGAAGAAAGAAAAAGAAACAACAACCGTGATGATGATTAA
- the htpX gene encoding protease HtpX produces the protein MAKRIFLFLLSNILVITTIGIVLSLFNVSPYQNVNGNLDLVSLLIFSAVVGFTGSFVSLAISRWMAKMMMGVKVINPDGQLSPYERDLVERVYRLSRAAGLTKMPQVGIYQSPEVNAFATGSSKRRSLVAVSTGLLQEMDDDAIEGVLAHEVAHIANGDMVTMTLLQGIVNTFVVFFARIAAWVASRFVREDLAPIVHFIAVIIFQIVFSILGSLVVFAFSRYREYHADRGGADLAGKDKMIHALRSLKHYTQRVRDDQASLSTLKINSKKGMSLFSTHPDLDDRISRLEAK, from the coding sequence ATGGCTAAAAGAATTTTTCTATTTCTTTTATCAAATATTCTAGTCATTACAACGATTGGAATTGTTTTATCACTCTTTAACGTTTCTCCCTATCAAAATGTAAATGGTAATTTAGATTTGGTTAGTCTTTTAATTTTTAGTGCTGTGGTAGGTTTTACCGGTTCATTCGTATCACTTGCAATTTCTAGATGGATGGCTAAAATGATGATGGGTGTCAAAGTAATTAACCCTGATGGCCAACTATCACCTTATGAAAGAGATCTTGTTGAAAGAGTGTATCGATTGTCTCGAGCTGCCGGTTTAACAAAGATGCCTCAAGTTGGTATTTATCAATCACCTGAAGTAAATGCTTTTGCGACAGGATCTTCGAAGCGACGTTCTTTGGTGGCTGTATCAACGGGACTTCTTCAGGAAATGGATGATGATGCAATTGAAGGTGTATTAGCACATGAGGTGGCACACATCGCCAACGGTGATATGGTTACAATGACGTTACTACAAGGAATTGTCAATACGTTCGTTGTATTCTTTGCACGAATTGCTGCATGGGTAGCCTCTCGTTTTGTCCGAGAAGACTTGGCACCGATTGTTCATTTTATTGCAGTGATCATTTTCCAGATTGTCTTCTCCATTTTGGGAAGCCTGGTTGTGTTCGCATTCTCAAGATATCGTGAATATCATGCTGACCGTGGTGGAGCTGACTTAGCGGGCAAGGATAAAATGATACACGCGTTAAGATCTTTAAAACATTATACTCAACGTGTTAGAGACGACCAAGCATCTTTATCAACATTAAAAATAAATAGTAAAAAAGGGATGTCATTATTCTCTACACATCCTGATCTTGATGATCGTATAAGTCGATTAGAAGCTAAATAA
- a CDS encoding undecaprenyl-diphosphate phosphatase — MDWLQAIILGIIQGLTEFIPISSTGHLYLGRNFFGLEEAGNLFLDTMLHLGTLIALVVFYKDILLKLIKNPFSRITALLVIGTIPAVIAGVLFSDYFDSISKSGVTIGWEFLITGAFLWFADSIKNGAKKVEDISLFDSFFIGSFQAFAIFPAISRSGMTIVGALMRKMDKEAAAYFSFLLSIPAICGGVIFQLKDIASGNVPQISLTSMFIATLASAIFGYIAVKFMISFVKNKSLKLFAVYVWILGVVIIVLQQMGTF, encoded by the coding sequence ATGGATTGGCTTCAAGCAATCATATTAGGAATTATCCAAGGTTTAACTGAATTTATTCCGATTAGTAGCACGGGGCATTTATATTTAGGCCGCAATTTCTTTGGACTGGAAGAAGCGGGGAACTTATTTTTAGACACCATGCTCCATCTTGGTACACTTATCGCTTTAGTTGTTTTTTATAAAGATATTTTACTAAAACTAATTAAAAACCCTTTTAGCCGTATTACTGCTCTTCTAGTTATTGGAACAATCCCTGCCGTTATTGCTGGTGTCTTGTTCAGTGACTATTTTGATAGCATTTCAAAATCAGGCGTTACAATTGGATGGGAATTTCTAATAACAGGTGCTTTCTTATGGTTTGCTGATTCCATTAAAAATGGAGCAAAAAAAGTAGAAGACATTTCTCTTTTTGATTCTTTTTTTATTGGAAGCTTTCAAGCATTTGCGATTTTCCCAGCCATATCTCGGTCTGGAATGACCATAGTTGGAGCTCTAATGCGAAAAATGGACAAAGAAGCAGCTGCTTACTTTTCCTTCTTACTATCTATTCCAGCCATTTGTGGAGGAGTTATTTTCCAATTAAAGGATATAGCATCTGGAAATGTCCCACAAATAAGTTTAACATCCATGTTTATCGCAACGCTTGCTTCTGCTATCTTTGGCTATATTGCGGTCAAGTTTATGATTTCATTCGTAAAGAACAAGTCATTAAAATTATTTGCTGTGTATGTTTGGATTCTCGGTGTAGTTATTATTGTGCTTCAACAAATGGGGACATTTTAA
- a CDS encoding DUF1836 domain-containing protein translates to MTIQLTRKEMTALLYSLKGESKQSPLLIIEKASNFTSPIDINIPAFLIKASKRRNLQEFGLSTNEIVSLANLCELTSLKSTSIQNWIKRDVKGLIGPPELGKKYSIDQAAMLLIVKDLKYVFDFEKIRKVLTEVFNTLSDRSDDLINPIMFYEMYGTILEKLEKLPLRGQTLEQQIVEEVNAVPKKFSELTESQWKTIERILVTTVLAVTASHLQTRAQVYLNERLN, encoded by the coding sequence ATGACTATACAATTAACACGAAAAGAAATGACAGCATTATTATATTCACTTAAAGGCGAGTCCAAACAATCTCCTTTACTTATTATAGAAAAAGCATCAAACTTTACTTCTCCAATTGATATAAATATTCCCGCTTTTTTAATAAAAGCTAGTAAACGGCGAAATTTACAGGAGTTTGGCCTGTCTACAAATGAAATTGTGTCACTAGCAAATTTATGTGAATTAACATCTTTAAAGTCAACTTCCATTCAAAACTGGATTAAAAGAGATGTAAAAGGGTTAATCGGGCCTCCTGAACTTGGTAAAAAATATTCAATTGACCAAGCAGCTATGCTATTGATTGTAAAAGATTTAAAGTATGTATTTGACTTTGAAAAAATTCGAAAGGTCCTTACAGAAGTTTTTAACACTCTTTCAGATCGAAGCGATGATTTAATCAATCCGATTATGTTTTATGAAATGTATGGAACAATTCTTGAGAAACTGGAAAAACTCCCACTTAGAGGACAAACACTGGAACAACAAATAGTAGAAGAAGTAAATGCGGTACCAAAGAAATTTAGTGAACTTACTGAAAGTCAGTGGAAAACGATCGAACGAATTCTTGTAACAACTGTTTTAGCAGTAACAGCTTCTCATTTGCAAACAAGAGCACAAGTATATTTGAATGAAAGGCTCAATTAA
- the sigI gene encoding RNA polymerase sigma factor SigI encodes MLSLLFRLGKKKRTLEETVLLIQKGDLQLQNELIEQYKPFVAKTVSSVCKRYISENDDEFSIGLIAFNDAIEKYSTDKGSSLLAFAELVIKRKVIDYIRKEARNPYTVNLDLQEHEEGEYSQSKIESDLSIDEYTKAIEQEHRKEEIIFFQHCLNDFNLTFAEILDQSPKHFDARQNAIMVAKEVVKDDDLRHHLFTKKQLPVKQLEAKVAVSRKTIERNRKYIIAMAIILSGNFVYLKDYIKGVLDS; translated from the coding sequence ATGCTTAGCCTTTTGTTTAGACTAGGTAAGAAAAAGCGAACATTAGAAGAAACGGTTCTCCTAATTCAAAAGGGAGACCTTCAATTACAAAATGAATTAATTGAACAATATAAGCCATTTGTTGCTAAAACAGTATCATCTGTTTGTAAAAGATATATTAGTGAAAATGATGATGAATTTAGTATAGGTTTAATTGCGTTTAATGATGCTATTGAAAAGTATTCTACAGATAAAGGAAGCTCTCTGTTAGCATTTGCAGAATTAGTTATAAAAAGAAAAGTGATTGATTACATTCGGAAGGAAGCTCGTAATCCTTACACGGTTAACTTAGATCTGCAAGAGCACGAAGAAGGAGAGTATTCTCAAAGTAAAATTGAATCAGATTTATCAATTGATGAGTACACGAAGGCAATTGAACAAGAGCATCGAAAAGAAGAGATCATATTTTTTCAACACTGTTTAAACGATTTTAATTTAACCTTTGCTGAAATATTAGATCAATCACCAAAGCATTTTGATGCACGTCAAAATGCCATCATGGTTGCAAAGGAAGTCGTCAAGGATGATGACCTACGACATCACCTTTTTACTAAAAAACAACTTCCGGTTAAGCAACTAGAAGCAAAAGTAGCAGTAAGTCGTAAGACAATTGAGAGAAATAGAAAATACATCATTGCAATGGCCATCATCCTTTCAGGGAATTTCGTCTATTTAAAAGATTATATTAAAGGGGTGCTAGATTCATGA
- a CDS encoding DedA family protein, whose translation MLEQFKELSYFGIMLALTFEFVPAELVLPLAGYWVYEGDMTLWGTVLAGTVGGTFGPLTLYAVGRYGGRPFILKFGKYFFINEEKLTKADEFFEKNGAMVAFTARFLPGVRTLISIPCGMAKMNVWVFSIYTFVAMLPITFIYVYLGFKLGENWKNVGELANQYILPAGIAVLVIFVAYKLITRKKKKTYREQHKTASKKH comes from the coding sequence ATGCTTGAACAGTTTAAAGAACTTTCTTATTTTGGAATTATGCTGGCATTAACGTTTGAATTCGTACCAGCTGAGTTAGTACTACCTCTTGCTGGTTATTGGGTTTATGAAGGTGATATGACATTATGGGGGACAGTTCTTGCAGGCACAGTAGGTGGAACGTTCGGGCCATTGACTCTTTATGCAGTTGGAAGATATGGTGGAAGACCATTTATCCTTAAGTTTGGAAAATACTTTTTCATTAATGAAGAAAAGCTTACTAAAGCAGATGAATTTTTTGAGAAGAATGGTGCAATGGTTGCTTTTACAGCAAGATTCTTACCTGGAGTAAGAACGTTGATCTCCATTCCATGTGGTATGGCAAAGATGAATGTTTGGGTTTTCTCTATCTATACGTTTGTTGCAATGCTGCCGATTACTTTTATTTATGTTTATCTTGGATTTAAGCTAGGAGAAAATTGGAAGAACGTAGGTGAGCTTGCAAACCAATATATCCTTCCTGCCGGTATAGCAGTTCTCGTTATATTCGTTGCTTATAAATTAATTACTCGTAAAAAAAAGAAAACTTATAGAGAACAACATAAAACAGCTTCAAAAAAACATTAG
- a CDS encoding TrkH family potassium uptake protein — translation MNKLKFQIQSLTPVQLIVSYYFLAVTVSVLLLSLPVAHKPGVEFAFIDRLFTAVSAVSVTGLTVMSTADTFSVPGIFILAFVLQFGGIGIMTLGTFVWLIVGKKIGLKERQLIMTDQNQSNLSGIVNLIRQIIVLILIIELIGALILGTYFLKYYPTWQEAYLHGFFTSISATTNGGFDITGQSLIPFADDYFIQFIVMILIVLGAIGFPVLIEVKDFLFNKSQRFRFTLFTKITSITFFALILGGTITIAALEYSYFFNGKEWHETFFYSLFQSTATRSGGLATMDVSMFTDTTILVMCALMFIGASPSSVGGGIRTTTFALNLLFLFHFARGNKSIKIFKRELYEEDLMKSVVVTMMAFLICFFALVILAITEPFEFIEILFEVCSAFGTTGLSMGITPELSSIGKIVIMILMFIGRIGILTFLYLLGTKERKANYHYPKERVIIG, via the coding sequence ATGAATAAATTGAAATTTCAAATACAATCTTTAACCCCGGTACAATTAATTGTTTCATATTACTTTTTAGCTGTTACAGTTTCTGTTCTTTTATTAAGTTTGCCTGTGGCACATAAACCTGGTGTTGAGTTTGCTTTTATCGACAGGCTCTTTACTGCAGTTAGTGCTGTTAGTGTAACAGGTTTAACTGTAATGTCTACTGCAGATACATTTAGTGTACCTGGTATTTTTATATTAGCCTTTGTTTTACAATTCGGCGGGATAGGCATTATGACACTAGGAACATTTGTATGGCTTATTGTGGGTAAGAAAATAGGCTTAAAAGAACGCCAGCTAATCATGACTGACCAAAATCAATCCAACTTATCTGGTATCGTAAATTTAATTCGGCAAATTATTGTACTCATTCTTATTATTGAGTTAATTGGAGCGTTAATTTTAGGAACTTACTTCTTAAAATACTATCCAACATGGCAGGAGGCATATCTGCATGGATTTTTCACTTCGATTAGTGCAACAACAAATGGTGGCTTTGATATTACTGGTCAATCTTTAATCCCCTTTGCTGATGATTATTTTATTCAGTTTATTGTGATGATTTTAATTGTTTTAGGTGCAATTGGTTTTCCGGTATTAATTGAAGTGAAAGATTTTCTTTTTAATAAAAGTCAACGATTCCGTTTTACGTTGTTTACCAAAATAACTTCCATTACCTTTTTTGCTTTAATTTTGGGGGGCACCATTACAATTGCTGCTCTTGAGTATTCTTATTTTTTTAACGGAAAAGAATGGCATGAAACGTTTTTTTATTCTCTATTTCAATCAACAGCAACCCGAAGTGGTGGTTTAGCAACAATGGACGTTAGTATGTTTACAGATACGACGATTTTAGTTATGTGTGCGCTAATGTTTATTGGGGCATCTCCAAGCTCAGTTGGAGGGGGAATTCGAACAACAACATTTGCTTTAAATCTTTTATTTCTTTTTCATTTTGCAAGAGGAAATAAGTCCATTAAGATTTTTAAAAGGGAGCTTTATGAGGAAGATTTAATGAAGTCAGTCGTAGTAACAATGATGGCATTTCTAATATGTTTTTTTGCCCTCGTTATATTAGCGATAACAGAGCCTTTTGAATTTATAGAAATATTATTTGAAGTTTGTTCAGCATTTGGAACAACAGGACTATCGATGGGTATCACACCTGAATTAAGCTCAATTGGAAAAATTGTTATTATGATCTTAATGTTTATCGGTAGAATTGGTATACTTACGTTTTTGTATCTATTAGGAACTAAGGAAAGAAAAGCAAATTATCATTATCCAAAAGAGCGAGTAATCATCGGATAA
- a CDS encoding alpha/beta-type small acid-soluble spore protein, which yields MARSSNKLLVPGIEQALDQIKYEIANEFGVNLGSDTVSRANGSVGGEITKRLVAQAQSQLNGQRTE from the coding sequence ATGGCTAGAAGCAGCAATAAGTTACTTGTACCAGGGATTGAGCAAGCTCTGGATCAAATTAAATATGAAATTGCAAATGAATTTGGTGTAAACCTAGGTTCAGATACAGTTTCCCGTGCAAACGGATCTGTTGGCGGCGAAATTACTAAGCGTTTAGTTGCACAAGCACAATCACAACTAAACGGACAAAGAACTGAATAA